In a single window of the Plasmodium cynomolgi strain B DNA, chromosome 6, whole genome shotgun sequence genome:
- a CDS encoding hypothetical protein (putative), which produces MELSRMLGRDLSYCMNIISKLEYFRGHPFWVRACNRFVKGQMVHRINSESYFIMANSLSKVGLLFGSDVQQGKEHRSERLAEEGVESPLRSASPFGFISFDGHVTVERGNKNTIDRKRYHQIYNEIAFRFLLNLETMNLDCISCVLNMFAKLNLREYNLLGYYLADYVVLGELRRDERKESTSQGETHYQSNGKKSTKMSKVKSSSSDSERTTSLHVDRHSVSKLVIILHSLAKLGVVHVEFLSFCCFIFRKHLMMLNSLDLCNIMYSLGKLIPLWSGSGRKKHDRVSLLKRVRSKDFRSYLDTVVKCTEVYAPRYGSTTGVKNTYESLLRNNVERQLNQLCSEIEEEVVKLPMQIGSLVQKEHVLRNFTALQISSLTLSMAKLKLNFYASFYASFYASFYASFYAINRKVHHLWKDFSLHSIADFLFGVNEMNITDEQVTLLLCYQFVRLVYAKYSSSCLMKRDAFSKNRLNNMHLDLLPFESKCMLCYFSLHVLDFMFPMGGDAQLDGYPSGESVPHNGFSFCLHRSGRMKVPDFPEEIILSQMGRSLFARLLFYVWESMDPNSLSEVTMRQIHICILSFYLDIMGLVPTRWDSPSVERLHRGDAGAASLPGDMPTPDCVTSSEGTTTNKSLEEKKKKKPPVKCRDDIFLYFSLGKLQKLNAFLDLARVRSSQQKEMTLTSRTHAEVYNCLRRVVEDLNGSEKRRVLHSSEVIVGPIVYLKQRSGKEEEASPPNMTLLWYDKMGRLKWPVGK; this is translated from the exons atggaactGAGTAGAATGCTGGGAAGGGACCTCTCGTATTGCATGAATATCATATCAAAATTAGAGTACTTTAGGGGACACCCTTTTTGGGTGAGGGCATGCAACCGGTTTGTGAAGGGACAAATGGTGCACAGAATAAACAGCGAAAGTTATTTTATAATGGCTAACTCGTTAAGTAAGGTGGGTCTACTCTTTGGTAGTGATGTCCAGCAGGGAAAGGAGCACAGATCGGAACGATTGGCAGAAGAAGGGGTGGAATCTCCTTTGCGTagtgcttccccttttgggttCATCTCTTTCGATGGCCATGTTACAGTAGagagaggaaataaaaatacaatagATCGAAAGAGATACCACCAAATATACAACGAAATAGCTTTCAGATTTCTCCTCAACTTGGAGACCATGAATTTGGATTGCATAAGCTGTGTATTAAATATGTTCGCTAAGCTGAATTTAAGAGAGTACAACCTGCTGGGTTATTACTTAGCTGATTATGTTGTGTTGGGAGAGTTGAGAAGGGATGAGAGGAAGGAGAGTACCTCTCAGGGGGAGACTCACTACCAatcaaatgggaagaaatcCACCAAAATGAGTAAAGTTAAAAGTTCTTCCAGTGATAGCGAAAGGACAACTTCACTCCATGTAGACCGACATAGCGTCTCCAAATTAGTAATAATTTTGCACTCTTTGGCTAAGTTGGGAGTGGTACATGTAGAGTTTCTCTCCTTctgttgttttatttttagaaagCATCTCATGATGTTGAACAGCTTAGACTTGTGCAATATTATGTATTCACTTGGCAAGCTGATCCCTTTGTGGAGTGGGAGTGGACGGAAGAAGCACGATCGGGTTAGTCTACTTAAAAGAGTTAGAAGCAAAGATTTCCGGTCTTATCTCGACACTGTAGTGAAGTGCACCGAGGTTTATGCACCCCGTTATGGAAGTACAACCGGTGTGAAAAATACGTATGAGTCACTTCTACGTAACAATGTTGAGAGACAACTGAATCAGTTGTGCAGTGAGATCGAAGAGGAGGTAGTTAAACTGCCGATGCAGATTGGCTCGTTGGTACAGAAGGAACATGTCCTGCGTAACTTCACAGCTCTGCAAATTTCATCTCTAACGCTTTCCATGGCAAAGTTGAAGCTGAACTTTTACGCCTCTTTTTACGCTTCCTTTTACGCTTCTTTTTATGCCTCTTTTTACGCCATCAATCGGAAGGTTCACCACCTGTGGAAGGACTTCTCCCTGCACAGCATCGCGGATTTCTTATTCGGAGTGAACGAGATGAACATCACAGATGAGCAGGTCACTCTGCTGTTGTGTTACCAGTTTGTACGTTTGGTTTATGCCAAGTATAGCTCGTCCTGCTTAATGAAGAGAGAcgctttttcgaaaaatcgCTTGAACAACATG CATTTGGATTTACTTCCCTTCGAGAGCAAGTGTATGTTGTGTTACTTTTCTCTGCACGTGCTCGACTTTATGTTTCCCATGGGAGGGGATGCACAGTTGGATGGTTATCCCAGTGGGGAGTCTGTTCCCCACAATGGTTTCTCATTTTGCCTGCACAGGTCAGGCAGAATGAAAGTCCCAGATTTCCCCGAGGAGATAATTTTATCCCAGATGGGAAGAAGCCTCTTCGCAAGGTTATTGTTTTACGTTTGGGAATCTATGGATCCTAATTCGCTTAGTGAAGTTACCATGCGACAGATTCATATCTGCATTTTGAGCTTTTACTTGGACATTATGGGGTTGGTGCCAACGCGGTGGGACTCCCCATCCGTGGAGAGGCTGCATAGAGGAGACGCTGGTGCTGCCTCCCTCCCAGGCGATATGCCCACTCCCGATTGTGTGACCTCATCGGAGGGGACCACCACGAATAAGTCActggaggagaagaagaagaagaagccacCTGTCAAGTGTCGTGACGACATATTTCTTTACTTCTCCTTGGGGAAGCTCCAGAAGTTGAACGCCTTTTTGGACCTGGCTAGGGTGCGAAGTTCCCAGCAGAAGGAGATGACCCTGACGTCGA GGACGCATGCCGAGGTGTATAACTGCCTGCGGAGGGTGGTCGAAGACCTGAACGGATCAGAAAAAAGGCGCGTGCTGCACAGCTCCGAGGTGATAGTTGGCCC gATTGTGTACTTGAAGCAGAGGAGtgggaaggaggaagaagcatcCCCACCCAACATGACGCTGCTTTGGTAtgataaaatgggaaggtTAAAATGGCCAGTTGGAAAATGA
- a CDS encoding 26S proteasome subunit p55 (putative), whose translation CEESSKISPMEDNAAKIIGCHDSLLTDPRIAQDFSAETDELLAEAENLFKVGDGELAMEKLIALEKKCRQAYDGNSTSKIVRFILNQYKVAGDYKKINEYLVFFNKKRGQLKKTIIDMINLCKLWIPEVESKTDKLNLINTLCTISEGKIFVEVERSEIVRVLSKIKEDDGNIEEAANILQDVQVETFISMDKRDKTEYILEQMRLVLLRKDFIRCHVISRKINPALLKSPEFADLKLKYFMYMIEYHINEEAYAEVAKCYEERFNTEPVLADANLWVEELKCYIIFLALSPFEDQQTKLPNLLKTEKKVKRNTRLPKYRRGFY comes from the exons TGCGAGGAATCCTCCAAGATAAGCCCGATGGAAGACAATGCAGCGAAGATCATCGGCTGCCATGACAGCCTGCTGACGGACCCCAGGATTGCGCAGGACTTCAGCGCAGAGACGGACGAGTTGCTGGCGGAGGCGGAGAACCTCTTCAAG GTGGGCGACGGAGAACTGGCCATGGAGAAACTCATCGCTctagagaaaaaatgcagacaGGCATACGACGGAAATTCGACAAGCAAAATTGTACGATTTATCCTGAACCAGTACAAGGTAGCAGGAGATTACAAAAAGATTAACGAATATCTGGTAttctttaataaaaagaGAGGACAACTTAAGAAGACCATTATCGATATGATCAACCTATGTAAGTTATGGATCCCGGAGGTGGAGAGTAAAACAGATAAGCTTAACTTAATTAACACCCTGTGTACAATCAgtgagggaaaaatatttgttgaAGTGGAGCGCTCAGAAATCGTGAGGGTATTGTCCAAGATTAAGGAGGATGATGGGAATATTGAAGAAGCTGCCAATATTTTACAGGACGTTCAAGTGGAGACATTTATATCTATGGATAAAAGGGATAAAACAGAATACATCCTGGAGCAGATGAGATTGGTTTTGTTAAGGAAGGACTTCATTCGATGCCATGTAATCAGTCGGAAGATAAACCCCGCGCTGTTAAAATCACCTGAGTTTGCTGACTTGAAGTTAAAGTACTTTATGTACATGATAGAGTATCATATTAATGAGGAGGCGTACGCCGAGGTAGCCAAATGTTACGAGGAACGATTCAACACAGAACCCGTTTTGGCAGATGCAAATTTATGGGTTGAAGAATTAAAATGCTACATCATCTTTTTAGCACTCTCCCCATTTGAAGATCAACAGACAAAATTACCCAACTTActaaaaacagaaaaaaaagttaaaagaaaTACCCGTCTTCCAAAATATCGTCGAGGATTTTATTAA
- a CDS encoding tRNA pseudouridine synthase (putative) — protein sequence TLDDILYGGLLNIYKPVNMYSMKVCERVKQVLRDHFKQVTKTNLNFKVGHGGTLDPFAEGVLVIGIQKGTKKLSDFLKCNKKYLALGLLGLETDTLDREGKVVQVSSEMMKGTNKQDDTRISPKNITPILNKFIGFVDQPPPLYSAKRVHGMRLYEYARKNIDVHIKPNKVHIQDLKYLNQVDLPFFDLEIKCSGGTYIRSLVRDFAHALNTHATLIKLIRIQQGDHFLYEHSLHYDDINMENVKRHLIKL from the coding sequence ACCCTTGATGACATCCTATACGGAGGTCTCCTAAATATTTACAAGCCTGTAAATATGTATTCCATGAAAGTCTGCGAGAGGGTCAAACAGGTCCTTCGGGATCACTTCAAACAAGTGACCAAAACGAACTTAAATTTCAAAGTGGGACATGGAGGGACGTTAGATCCTTTCGCTGAAGGGGTCCTAGTTATTGGTATACagaagggaacaaaaaagctgagtgattttttaaaatgcaacaAAAAGTATTTGGCCTTAGGCCTCTTAGGTTTGGAGACAGACACACTGGACCGGGAAGGCAAAGTAGTACAGGTTAGCAGCGAAATGATGAAAGGGACCAACAAGCAGGATGATACACGTATATCACCAAAAAACATCACCCctattttgaataaatttattggATTTGTGGACCAACCCCCGCCACTCTACTCAGCCAAGCGGGTCCATGGAATGAGGCTCTACGAATACGCTCGAAAAAATATCGATGTTCATATCAAACCAAATAAAGTACACATTCAGGATTTAAAATACTTAAACCAAGTAgacctccccttttttgatttGGAAATTAAATGTTCAGGCGGAACGTACATACGAAGCCTCGTGCGAGACTTTGCACACGCACTCAATACGCATGCCACGTTAATTAAGCTTATTCGTATCCAACAGGGGGACCACTTTCTATATGAGCACTCTTTGCACTACGATGATATAAACATGGAGAATGTGAAGAGGCATTTGATCAAGCTG
- a CDS encoding hypothetical protein (putative), translating to MVKIGKKLKGFDEGINRHDTHIGGEASQEKDTQVRNGAEKGTGPEFITLLGDHLGEHPSVEAINGRGSLEDTVPNVCGSNVDQEDINAYVERNDTSTLLTLLLYKVLITKPKNVVQYITDELAILLNHEPEMREPKKDGDVGRDSPSRTPFKDEMDSKSNALGESDFSVKCTPTQLINHKAFLGDSFITLDDLFDAVKLIKIENCDKVYFNSLLKILRPFENAQNRDILLKENVQPNECIPLNWALYLTTTFYNNCVGGAS from the coding sequence atggtgaaaatcGGCAAGAAGCTGAAAGGGTTCGACGAGGGGATAAACAGACACGACACACACATAGGGGGAGAAGCATCCCAGGAGAAAGACACACAAGTGAGGAACGGAGcggaaaaaggaacaggTCCAGAGTTCATCACCCTCCTTGGCGATCATCTCGGAGAACATCCCTCCGTAGAAGCAATAAACGGACGAGGTTCACTCGAAGACACCGTTCCAAATGTCTGCGGTAGCAATGTAGACCAGGAGGACATAAACGCGTACGTCGAACGAAATGACACGTCCACCCTCTTAACACTCCTTTTGTACAAAGTTTTAATAACGAAGCCAAAAAACGTAGTTCAGTATATTACGGACGAGCTAGCCATTCTGCTCAACCACGAACCTGAAATGAGAGAACCAAAAAAGGATGGCGATGTTGGTAGGGACTCACCCAGTAGGACTCCATTCAAAGACGAGATGGACAGCAAATCCAACGCGCTAGGCGAAAGCGATTTCTCAGTAAAGTGCACCCCAACCCAGCTAATAAACCATAAAGCATTCCTTGGGGACAGTTTTATTACCCTGGACGATTTATTCGACGCAGTTAAGCTCATCAAAATTGAAAACTGCGATAAAGTTTACTTCAAtagtttattaaaaattttgcgcCCCTTCGAAAATGCTCAGAATAGGGACATCCTCCTCAAGGAAAATGTGCAGCCCAACGAGTGTATACCGCTCAACTGGGCTCTCTACCTCACCACCACTTTTTACAACAACTGTGTTGGTGGTGCCTCCG
- a CDS encoding erythrocyte membrane-associated antigen (putative) produces MTGVVLVPVNRETRNGSTKWDKNGKEADAGLVQKWSSGRLSRTSEYSYKDTESMMYGGMTQGRCYPDDASVESLPRNGFPWGSNEGFLHAKDSNQYAVLGGRGSHYYESGGEWYNPTSVRRLSGEGLQRGAMINWEEGGYTDGLESLNSIPPGGESVRSWGKHIDGVTALTNEEAASEEDAAHLPECTYNKGDFTEWVSHNRLVKNIISSHNEDGHVERHGLYSLLFDAYGHNKETLRRYLRGERDSSVDELIGRVVREMGGGKKREKERDSERDSEKDKEKNSETDSGKNSGRDPNTDPYSHGDIAQKDNQSCNKIVEKIILLKYLFNQYAHTEYPNFISFKRFKKMFEENRNVFASEKIILFMFNCLDRCRRYYVSESDFLIGMLACSPQMENDITKDAGKLRHQLIFRAYDLDRDGYWSREETFVFLYHLHELSKNFKDVTLRGNKKKMKKFVGVERDKLMRKCERVSYDYFYHLVLDKRVQGTQNLLRSNCDVASVVKKHFLYACAGGSQDGGGLDKEGHDGEGLDKEGHDKEGHDKDGINKESVDKEGVDPVEGAQLKGGDAQQGSSAELHGESTTGDPNSEEAPHMSATSIKGEDGPEVAQKRLADGTNSSKSEQEGKSKERIEGQAEKAAEGHAEKQAEKQAEKQAEKQAAKQPQSDGGAAEEPPCGHSNETPRGGDLNGAETGDEEVGEGGEDKVGEDEVGEDEVGEWGEANDEVEGREENAQVSATPGERPDRESSTDSIPHFGGGHEEERADKEERGNKEDRADKEERADMEERANREERADMEERANMEQRANREERVNREERVNREERVNMEQRANREERASRIGPERSWSSCVEKMKEIVKAYRKKHLTDRTRLYGLNQDVAFKIFTSFYKMSYKRKREKYSQQFDSLCTAVCTYNNIILLCDEAAKVFKGEDSIEYVDLPCKVFGDLHGNIFDLLDFFNMYNWPLHGDTNEWLTLQEVAAMTDTTSVSMKKSKEETLPYVGGHDKDVKYVFLGNYINRGKHSLEVICLLLSLKILFPKHIYLLRGNHEERLFNYVHGFYEDIEKKMEKNIKTVGVIRYQGEVIQAHAYELFNRINDALEFLPLSVLVGGSILCVHAGIGDSLNMVQDFGDVHKPIVVPQFVDRRRNGNYERVQKIIIDTLWSDPINYEDEQDVFFLEKLKPGGGDIIPSSRGKITLKFGEKRLSSFLKRNRLKMVIRGHECVQEGYRYSYSRRLLTLFSATNYCDRHGNDAANAFIVRRGKSIVIFNQILKCPLGGQLQGRDHAEERGERKSGPLKWVKPLEQVELSEQAEQLDLPEQLELPELPELPHKVNRNGPPDGPFPREQAAPYPPESLHWGDFPHEVGQPQHGAPAFSGHGIRSSVRSPSEASPHGVENWRSGDPFSMVDHIGDTSTDGIGGQPKIAMSKVAHSVRTLGGEEEETEEVPCRRVDEEVTPFGPNEKEFTSDGDAVERRDDVESNLILRDSHPVVKRKLRDTRSNEDMNLGVAVQLEQREGVPSRFACSGAAGGGAHRNGGRDGGHDGYRDGDAGRGGGHFLNNSRNSIGDDHSNGDTKDDNFEEGPLRNSISANGTFSSEGGLYGRCSHESSGRSYTGEMSSPKLSPFKGEDLEKGGVENVEMDIDMEKAQNRQERKSQLKEYPHWDGEYLYDDYQQSLDNPSHGDALKNLPYDESASSDELPCAGDMKQDSRVNTNAIIEKFFQNGGRDHGSDEHSYIDHLEDKEMERRGDDLNNFQCAKLTPLSKRMDDVNVRRGDEGGEWMQNGSCANLMDELMSKPMEYLMMPPDLGLANRPKLRRDSHSNQQKKEHGSATLRSLRSLRSEKDTSESLS; encoded by the coding sequence ATGACGGGTGTCGTTCTCGTTCCAGTCAATAGAGAGACAAGAAATGGGTCCACGAAATgggataaaaatggaaaggaagcAGATGCAGGGTTGGTTCAAAAGTGGAGCAGTGGTCGGTTGAGCAGAACCTCAGAATATAGCTACAAAGATACTGAATCCATGATGTATGGTGGCATGACCCAGGGGAGGTGCTACCCTGATGATGCATCGGTAGAGAGTCTTCCGAGGAATGGTTTTCCTTGGGGGAGTAACGAGGGGTTCCTTCATGCAAAGGATAGCAATCAGTACGCTGTGCtgggaggaaggggaagtcACTACTACGAGAGCGGTGGAGAATGGTATAACCCAACTTCTGTTAGAAGGCTGTCCGGGGAGGGCCTCCAAAGAGGGGCTATGATCAACTGGGAGGAAGGAGGCTATACAGATGGGTTGGAGAGTCTGAATTCGATTCCCCCTGGGGGAGAGTCGGTGCGCTCATGGGGGAAGCACATCGATGGGGTGACCGCTCTCACGAATGAAGAAGCTGCGTCAGAGGAGGATGCAGCCCACCTCCCCGAGTGCACCTACAACAAGGGAGACTTCACCGAGTGGGTTTCGCACAACCGGTTAGTGAAAAACATCATTTCGTCGCACAACGAGGATGGTCATGTGGAGAGGCACGGGCTGTACAGCCTGCTGTTCGACGCCTACGGACATAACAAAGAAACGTTGAGGAGGTACCTCCGGGGAGAGCGCGACAGCAGTGTGGACGAACTGATTGGGCGGGTAGTTCGCGAgatggggggagggaaaaagagggaaaaagagAGGGACTCCGAGAGGGACTCCGAGAAGGACAAAGAGAAGAACTCAGAGACGGACTCAGGGAAGAACTCAGGGAGGGACCCCAACACAGACCCATACTCACACGGAGACATAGCCCAAAAGGACAACCAAAGttgcaacaaaattgtggagaAAATAATCCTCCTCAAGTACCTATTCAATCAGTACGCACACACAGAGTACCCCAACTTCATATCATTTAAgcgtttcaaaaaaatgttcgaaGAAAACCGAAATGTGTTTGCTTCTGAGaaaattatcctttttatgtttaactGTCTGGATCGATGTAGGAGGTACTACGTTAGTGAGTCGGACTTCCTAATCGGCATGCTGGCATGCAGTCCTCAAATGGAGAATGACATTACAAAGGATGCAGGGAAGTTAAGACATCAGCTCATATTTAGAGCATACGATTTAGACAGAGATGGTTACTGGAGTAGAGAAGAaacgtttgtttttttgtatcatCTGCATGAATTGTCTAAAAATTTCAAGGATGTGACACTtcggggaaataaaaaaaagatgaaaaaatttgttggTGTCGAACGGGACAAACTGATGAGGAAATGCGAGAGGGTTAGCTACGATTACTTTTACCACCTTGTGCTGGACAAGAGAGTTCAGGGCACTCAGAATTTACTCAGATCCAACTGCGACGTGGCGAGCGTTGTGAAGAAGCACTTTCTCTACGcctgcgcgggggggagCCAAGACGGAGGGGGGCTGGACAAAGAGGGTCACGACGGAGAGGGGCTGGACAAAGAGGGTCACGACAAAGAGGGTCACGACAAAGATGGTATAAACAAAGAGAGTGTGGACAAAGAGGGTGTGGACCCCGTGGAGGGGGCGCAGTTGAAAGGGGGCGACGCGCAGCAGGGCAGCTCCGCAGAGTTACATGGAGAGTCTACCACGGGGGATCCCAACTCGGAGGAGGCCCCGCATATGAGCGCTACTTCAATTAAGGGGGAGGATGGCCCTGAGGTAGCGCAGAAGAGACTGGCGGATGGCACAAACAGTTCGAAGAGCGAACAAGAGGGGAAATCAAAGGAGCGAATTGAGGGACAAGCAGAGAAAGCAGCAGAGGGACACGCAGAGAAACAAGCTGAGAAACAAGCAGAGAAACAAGCAGAGAAACAAGCTGCGAAACAACCGCAGAGTGACGGCGGAGCGGCCGAGGAACCCCCCTGTGGGCACTCGAATGAAACCCCAAGGGGGGGCGACCTGAATGGCGCGGAAACGGGGGACGAGGAGGTTGgcgaggggggagaggaCAAAGTGGGAGAGGACGAAGTGGGAGAGGACGAAGTGGGAGAGTGGGGCGAGGCGAACGATGAGGTGGAAGGCCGCGAGGAAAATGCTCAGGTGAGCGCCACCCCCGGGGAGAGACCAGACAGGGAGAGCAGCACCGACAGCATACCGCATTTCGGGGGGGGTCACGAGGAGGAGCGTGCCGACAAGGAGGAGCGTGGCAACAAGGAGGATCGTGCCGACAAGGAGGAGCGTGCCGACATGGAGGAGCGTGCCAACAGGGAGGAGCGTGCCGACATGGAGGAGCGTGCCAACATGGAGCAGCGCGCCAACAGGGAGGAGCGTGTCAACAGGGAGGAGCGTGTCAACAGGGAGGAGCGTGTCAACATGGAGCAGCGTGCCAACAGGGAGGAGCGTGCGAGTCGGATCGGCCCCGAACGCAGTTGGAGCAGCTGCGTGGAAAAGATGAAGGAAATAGTGAAGGCGTACAGAAAAAAGCACCTAACGGACAGGACAAGGCTGTATGGACTGAACCAGGACGTAGCATTTAAGATATTCACcagtttttacaaaatgagttacaaaagaaagagagagaaatACAGCCAGCAGTTTGATAGTCTCTGCACAGCTGTGTGTACCTACAACAACATCATCCTTCTGTGTGATGAAGCCGCGAAGGTATTTAAGGGAGAGGATTCGATAGAGTACGTGGATCTCCCCTGTAAGGTATTTGGAGATCtacatggaaatattttcgatTTGTTAGACTTTTTTAACATGTATAATTGGCCTTTGCATGGAGATACGAACGAGTGGTTAACCTTACAGGAAGTGGCTGCTATGACAGATACAACGTCTGTCTCGATGAAGAAATCAAAAGAGGAGACTCTTCCATATGTTGGAGGTCACGATAAGGACGTGAAGTATGTGTTTCTTGGAAATTACATAAATAGGGGAAAGCATTCATTAGAGGTTATTTGTCTCCTACTTAGTctaaaaattcttttcccAAAACACATATACCTCCTGAGGGGGAACCATGAGGAGAGGTTGTTCAATTATGTTCATGGGTTCTATGAAGAcatagaaaagaaaatggaaaaaaatatcaaaacgGTAGGGGTGATTAGATACCAGGGAGAAGTAATACAAGCTCATGCTTATGAGTTGTTCAATCGGATTAATGACGCGTTAGAGTTCTTACCTCTCTCCGTGTTAGTTGGTGGAAGCATCCTTTGTGTTCATGCAGGTATTGGGGATAGTCTCAACATGGTGCAAGATTTTGGAGACGTTCACAAACCGATTGTGGTGCCCCAGTTTGTTGACAGAAGGAGGAACGGTAACTATGAGCGTGTtcagaaaattattatcgaTACGTTGTGGTCTGATCCGATTAACTATGAGGATGAACaggatgtattttttttggaaaaattgaaaccAGGGGGAGGGGATATTATTCCTTCCAGTCGAGGGAAAATCACTCTTAAGTTTGGAGAGAAAAGAttgtcttcttttttgaagaGGAACAGACTTAAGATGGTCATTCGAGGACATGAGTGTGTGCAGGAGGGGTACAGGTACAGCTACAGTCGGCGTTTGCTCACTCTGTTTTCCGCTACGAATTACTGCGACAGACATGGTAACGATGCGGCCAACGCGTTCATCGTTAGGAGGGGCAAGAGCATCGTCATTTTTAACCAGATTTTGAAGTGCCCGTTGGGGGGGCAGCTACAGGGGCGAGACCATGCAGAGgagaggggggaaagaaaaagcggACCGCTGAAATGGGTGAAACCGCTGGAGCAGGTGGAACTGTCGGAACAGGCGGAACAGCTGGACCTGCCGGAACAGCTGGAACTTCCGGAACTGCCCGAACTGCCGCACAAGGTGAACCGGAATGGCCCCCCCGATGGACCCTTCCCGAGAGAGCAGGCTGCCCCCTACCCGCCAGAGTCCCTTCACTGGGGGGACTTCCCCCACGAGGTAGGCCAACCACAACACGGCGCACCCGCGTTCAGCGGACATGGAATAAGGAGCAGTGTACGATCCCCCTCGGAAGCATCCCCCCATGGAGTGGAAAATTGGAGAAGTGGTGATCCATTCTCCATGGTTGACCATATTGGAGACACCTCTACCGATGGTATTGGCGGACAACCGAAGATCGCCATGAGCAAAGTAGCACACAGTGTTAGAACCctcgggggggaagaagaagaaacggaGGAAGTGCCATGCAGGAGGGTGGACGAGGAAGTTACCCCGTTTGGCCCCAATGAGAAGGAGTTCACATCGGATGGGGATGCAGTGGAGAGGAGAGACGACGTTGAGAGCAACCTCATCCTCAGGGATAGCCACCCAGTTGTTAAAAGGAAATTGCGAGACACGAGGAGCAATGAAGACATGAACTTGGGTGTGGCCGTGCAGTTGGAACAGAGGGAAGGCGTGCCCAGTCGCTTCGCGTGCAGTGGCGCAGCTGGGGGTGGCGCTCACCGTAACGGTGGCCGTGATGGTGGCCATGATGGTTATCGTGATGGTGATGCTGGCCGTGGTGGTGGCCACTTCCTGAACAACTCGCGTAATAGCATAGGCGATGACCATTCGAATGGAGACACGAAAGATGATAACTTTGAGGAGGGTCCACTAAGGAATAGCATCAGCGCGAATGGGACCTTCTCATCGGAAGGGGGTCTCTATGGCAGGTGTTCACATGAGAGCAGCGGGAGGAGCTACACAGGAGAGATGTCCTCCCCCAAACTATCTCCCTTCAAGGGTGAAGATTTGGAGAAGGGGGGAGTAGAAAACGTGGAGATGGATATTGATATGGAGAAGGCACAGAACCGACAAGAGCGTAAATCCCAGTTGAAGGAATATCCCCATTGGGATGGGGAATACCTTTATGACGATTACCAACAGTCCTTGGACAACCCCTCCCATGGAGACGCTTTGAAGAATCTCCCTTATGATGAGTCGGCTAGCAGCGATGAACTCCCGTGTGCAGGTGATATGAAGCAAGACAGTCGAGTCAACACAAATGCAATCATCGagaaatttttccaaaatggaggaagagaTCATGGCAGTGATGAGCATAGCTATATTGATCATTTGGAGGATAAGGAAATGGAAAGAAGGGGGGAcgatttaaataatttccaGTGTGCAAAGTTGACTCCTTTGTCCAAGCGAATGGACGATGTGAATGTGCGGAGGGGAGACGAAGGAGGAGAGTggatgcaaaatggaagttGTGCAAACCTGATGGATGAGCTGATGAGTAAACCGATGGAGTACTTGATGATGCCTCCCGACTTGGGGTTGGCTAATCGGCCAAAGTTGCGACGGGATAGCCATTCGAAccagcagaagaaggagcacGGCTCCGCCACCCTGCGCAGTTTGCGAAGTTTGAGGAGCGAAAAGGACACGAGCGAGTCGCTCAGCAA